A window of the Deinococcus aquiradiocola genome harbors these coding sequences:
- a CDS encoding FUSC family protein, protein MVRVIQEFLRLSPPRQDHLPALRIALGVAVPLLLLLATGRLDLSIYASFAAFTGIYARHEPLTSRVRHQVTSAVLLLACVALGVSLARAGTGPFGVTLAAALVSGVGAVLAAALGLRPAGSLFYVFTVTGVATLPNAAPLPLALGVACASAGFSVLLGVLGALYSQRVRQGELFTPPPSPLTEEDLSWHGGRHALAAGLGGVLGTLLLPGTPHTAWAMVAAVAPISAQDHQGRVLRAVHRVVGTLLGLLLTFLLLRLPLQPWGTALVIVALQFLAELFIARNYSVALLFVTPLALLMSQLAHPVPVNGLLVARATETVLGALAGLLVVLLVRSRRER, encoded by the coding sequence ATGGTACGCGTGATACAGGAATTTCTTCGGCTCAGTCCGCCCCGGCAGGATCACCTTCCGGCCCTGCGGATCGCGCTGGGCGTGGCCGTACCGCTGCTGCTGCTGCTCGCGACAGGACGGCTCGACCTCAGCATCTACGCGTCCTTCGCGGCGTTCACCGGCATCTATGCGCGGCACGAGCCGCTCACGTCCCGCGTACGGCATCAGGTGACGAGCGCCGTGCTGCTGCTGGCGTGTGTGGCGCTCGGCGTGTCGCTCGCGCGGGCCGGGACGGGACCGTTCGGCGTGACGCTCGCCGCGGCGCTGGTGTCGGGCGTGGGGGCGGTACTGGCGGCCGCGCTGGGCCTGCGCCCGGCCGGGTCGCTCTTCTACGTGTTCACCGTGACGGGCGTCGCCACCCTCCCGAACGCCGCGCCACTGCCGCTGGCGCTGGGCGTGGCCTGCGCGTCGGCGGGCTTCAGCGTGCTGCTGGGCGTGCTCGGCGCGCTGTACTCGCAACGGGTCCGGCAGGGAGAGCTGTTCACCCCGCCGCCCAGTCCGCTGACGGAGGAGGACCTGTCGTGGCACGGCGGGCGACACGCGCTCGCAGCGGGCCTTGGGGGCGTGCTGGGAACCCTCCTGCTTCCCGGCACGCCCCACACCGCGTGGGCGATGGTGGCGGCCGTGGCGCCCATCTCCGCGCAGGACCATCAGGGCCGGGTGCTGCGTGCCGTGCACCGCGTCGTCGGGACGCTGCTGGGACTGCTGCTGACGTTCCTGCTGCTGCGGTTGCCGCTGCAGCCCTGGGGGACGGCGCTCGTGATCGTGGCGCTGCAGTTCCTGGCGGAGCTGTTCATCGCGCGCAACTACAGCGTCGCGCTGCTGTTCGTGACGCCGCTCGCGCTGCTGATGTCGCAGCTCGCACATCCGGTCCCGGTGAACGGGCTGCTGGTCGCGCGGGCCACCGAGACGGTCCTCGGGGCACTCGCGGGCCTGCTGGTGGTGCTGCTCGTGCGTTCCCGCCGGGAGCGCTGA